One Aquarana catesbeiana isolate 2022-GZ linkage group LG06, ASM4218655v1, whole genome shotgun sequence genomic region harbors:
- the LOC141146808 gene encoding gamma-crystallin-1-like, which translates to MGKIIFYEDSNFQGRSYECSSDSSDLLSFFNRCGSIRVEHGNWMVYEFPNYRGCQFFLKRGEYPDFEKCLGFGDSIRSCRIIPQQTSCKIRIYEREDFKGQMMEFTEDCPQVFEKFRYHDIHSCNVLDGHWIFYEEPNYRGRQYYLRPGEYRRYSDWGGVNSRVGSFRRAVDLH; encoded by the exons atgGGAAAG ATCATCTTCTACGAGGACAGTAACTTTCAGGGTCGCTCTTATGAGTGTAGCTCTGATAGCTCTGACTTGCTTTCCTTCTTTAACCGCTGTGGATCAATCCGGGTTGAACATGGAAACTGGATGGTCTACGAGTTTCCAAACTACAGGGGATGCCAGTTTTTCTTAAAAAGAGGGGAATATCCTGATTTTGAAAAATGCTTGGGCTTCGGGGACTCTATCAGATCCTGTAGGATTATCCCTCAG CAAACTTCATGCAAGATTAGGATATATGAGAGAGAAGACTTCAAAGGTCAGATGATGGAGTTTACtgaagattgcccacaagtatttgAAAAATTCCGCTATCATGACATCCACTCCTGCAATGTTCTTGACGGACACTGGATCTTCTATGAGGAGCCCAACTATAGAGGACGTCAGTACTACCTGAGACCTGGAGAGTACAGGAGATACAGCGACTGGGGGGGTGTTAACAGCAGGGTTGGTTCTTTCCGAAGAGCCGTAGACTTACACTAA